The Penaeus chinensis breed Huanghai No. 1 chromosome 21, ASM1920278v2, whole genome shotgun sequence genome has a window encoding:
- the LOC125036306 gene encoding uncharacterized protein LOC125036306 isoform X10: MWLLSVILAAVDIITEMMKLRNTEHRKSQHQIRSNGRGKRFDLVNMVKCVVYFQGREGNEPDAGGFASTQSSLLLTAQKNGGGGSFPSNAMTQDGTQSRDLRENNSSVIF, translated from the exons atgtgGCTGCTATCAGTTATTTTAGCTGCTGTGGATATTATAACAGAAATGATGAAACTGAGAAACACTGAACACAGAAAG TCTCAGCATCAGATTCGCTCGAACGGTCGAGGAAAGAG ATTTGACCTTGTAAACATGGTGAAATGTGTTGTATACTTCCAGGGTAGAGAAGGAAATGAACCTGATGCTGGTGGATTTGCAAGCACCCAGTCTTCGCTTCTCCTAACAGCCCagaagaatggaggaggtggATCATTTCCCTCAAACGCCATGACACAGGATGGTACCCAGTCCAG AGACCTTCGGGAAAACAACAGCAGCGTGATATTTTGA
- the LOC125036306 gene encoding uncharacterized protein LOC125036306 isoform X5 has product MWLLSVILAAVDIITEMMKLRNTEHRKSQHQIRSNGRGKRFDLVNMVKCVVYFQGREGNEPDAGGFASTQSSLLLTAQKNGGGGSFPSNAMTQDGTQSRPSGKQQQRDILKSDAVPLIFNCHPEQNVCCQDAIMNSDQTLIFPYCEQPWPLQHGYKGKIILWLK; this is encoded by the exons atgtgGCTGCTATCAGTTATTTTAGCTGCTGTGGATATTATAACAGAAATGATGAAACTGAGAAACACTGAACACAGAAAG TCTCAGCATCAGATTCGCTCGAACGGTCGAGGAAAGAG ATTTGACCTTGTAAACATGGTGAAATGTGTTGTATACTTCCAGGGTAGAGAAGGAAATGAACCTGATGCTGGTGGATTTGCAAGCACCCAGTCTTCGCTTCTCCTAACAGCCCagaagaatggaggaggtggATCATTTCCCTCAAACGCCATGACACAGGATGGTACCCAGTCCAG ACCTTCGGGAAAACAACAGCAGCGTGATATTTTGAAATCTGATGCTGTTCCTTTGATCTTCAACTGCCACCCAGA ACAAAATGTTTGTTGTCAAGATGCAATAATGAACAGCGACCAGACGTTAATCTTCCCTTATTGTGAGCAGCCTTGGCCCTTGCAACATGGgtataaagggaaaataatactGTGGTTAAAGTaa
- the LOC125036306 gene encoding uncharacterized protein LOC125036306 isoform X11: MWLLSVILAAVDIITEMMKLRNTEHRKSQHQIRSNGRGKSPEEWRRWIISLKRHDTGWYPVQRPSGKQQQRDILKSDAVPLIFNCHPDSPTDKMFVVKMQ, from the exons atgtgGCTGCTATCAGTTATTTTAGCTGCTGTGGATATTATAACAGAAATGATGAAACTGAGAAACACTGAACACAGAAAG TCTCAGCATCAGATTCGCTCGAACGGTCGAGGAAAGAG CCCagaagaatggaggaggtggATCATTTCCCTCAAACGCCATGACACAGGATGGTACCCAGTCCAG AGACCTTCGGGAAAACAACAGCAGCGTGATATTTTGAAATCTGATGCTGTTCCTTTGATCTTCAACTGCCACCCAGA TTCACCTACAGACAAAATGTTTGTTGTCAAGATGCAATAA
- the LOC125036306 gene encoding uncharacterized protein LOC125036306 isoform X1, with amino-acid sequence MWLLSVILAAVDIITEMMKLRNTEHRKSQHQIRSNGRGKRFDLVNMVKCVVYFQGREGNEPDAGGFASTQSSLLLTAQKNGGGGSFPSNAMTQDGTQSRPSGKQQQRDILKSDAVPLIFNCHPEQNVCCQDAIMNSDQTLIFPYCEQPWPLQHGYKGKIILWLKFKFTFQKNKPKIFLFQPKSLIHPTSSFLHHYQIHHFLFIHFFIFMK; translated from the exons atgtgGCTGCTATCAGTTATTTTAGCTGCTGTGGATATTATAACAGAAATGATGAAACTGAGAAACACTGAACACAGAAAG TCTCAGCATCAGATTCGCTCGAACGGTCGAGGAAAGAG ATTTGACCTTGTAAACATGGTGAAATGTGTTGTATACTTCCAGGGTAGAGAAGGAAATGAACCTGATGCTGGTGGATTTGCAAGCACCCAGTCTTCGCTTCTCCTAACAGCCCagaagaatggaggaggtggATCATTTCCCTCAAACGCCATGACACAGGATGGTACCCAGTCCAG ACCTTCGGGAAAACAACAGCAGCGTGATATTTTGAAATCTGATGCTGTTCCTTTGATCTTCAACTGCCACCCAGA ACAAAATGTTTGTTGTCAAGATGCAATAATGAACAGCGACCAGACGTTAATCTTCCCTTATTGTGAGCAGCCTTGGCCCTTGCAACATGGgtataaagggaaaataatactGTGGTTAAA ATTCAAGTTCACTTTTCAGAAGAACAAACCGAAGATATTCTTATTTCAGCCTAAGTCCCTTATACACCCAACCTCGTCATTCCTGCATCATTATCAAAtccatcattttttatttattcactttttcatATTCATGAAATGA
- the LOC125036306 gene encoding uncharacterized protein LOC125036306 isoform X2, with amino-acid sequence MWLLSVILAAVDIITEMMKLRNTEHRKGREGNEPDAGGFASTQSSLLLTAQKNGGGGSFPSNAMTQDGTQSRPSGKQQQRDILKSDAVPLIFNCHPEQNVCCQDAIMNSDQTLIFPYCEQPWPLQHGYKGKIILWLKFKFTFQKNKPKIFLFQPKSLIHPTSSFLHHYQIHHFLFIHFFIFMK; translated from the exons atgtgGCTGCTATCAGTTATTTTAGCTGCTGTGGATATTATAACAGAAATGATGAAACTGAGAAACACTGAACACAGAAAG GGTAGAGAAGGAAATGAACCTGATGCTGGTGGATTTGCAAGCACCCAGTCTTCGCTTCTCCTAACAGCCCagaagaatggaggaggtggATCATTTCCCTCAAACGCCATGACACAGGATGGTACCCAGTCCAG ACCTTCGGGAAAACAACAGCAGCGTGATATTTTGAAATCTGATGCTGTTCCTTTGATCTTCAACTGCCACCCAGA ACAAAATGTTTGTTGTCAAGATGCAATAATGAACAGCGACCAGACGTTAATCTTCCCTTATTGTGAGCAGCCTTGGCCCTTGCAACATGGgtataaagggaaaataatactGTGGTTAAA ATTCAAGTTCACTTTTCAGAAGAACAAACCGAAGATATTCTTATTTCAGCCTAAGTCCCTTATACACCCAACCTCGTCATTCCTGCATCATTATCAAAtccatcattttttatttattcactttttcatATTCATGAAATGA
- the LOC125036306 gene encoding uncharacterized protein LOC125036306 isoform X6 translates to MKEKLLSLSIRFARTVEERGNFSTSVSQKNGGGGSFPSNAMTQDGTQSRPSGKQQQRDILKSDAVPLIFNCHPEQNVCCQDAIMNSDQTLIFPYCEQPWPLQHGYKGKIILWLKFKFTFQKNKPKIFLFQPKSLIHPTSSFLHHYQIHHFLFIHFFIFMK, encoded by the exons ATGAAAGAAAAGTTACTCAG TCTCAGCATCAGATTCGCTCGAACGGTCGAGGAAAGAGGTAACTTCTCCACATCTGTCT CCCagaagaatggaggaggtggATCATTTCCCTCAAACGCCATGACACAGGATGGTACCCAGTCCAG ACCTTCGGGAAAACAACAGCAGCGTGATATTTTGAAATCTGATGCTGTTCCTTTGATCTTCAACTGCCACCCAGA ACAAAATGTTTGTTGTCAAGATGCAATAATGAACAGCGACCAGACGTTAATCTTCCCTTATTGTGAGCAGCCTTGGCCCTTGCAACATGGgtataaagggaaaataatactGTGGTTAAA ATTCAAGTTCACTTTTCAGAAGAACAAACCGAAGATATTCTTATTTCAGCCTAAGTCCCTTATACACCCAACCTCGTCATTCCTGCATCATTATCAAAtccatcattttttatttattcactttttcatATTCATGAAATGA
- the LOC125036306 gene encoding uncharacterized protein LOC125036306 isoform X9 — protein sequence MWLLSVILAAVDIITEMMKLRNTEHRKSQHQIRSNGRGKRFDLVNMVKCVVYFQGREGNEPDAGGFASTQSSLLLTAQKNGGGGSFPSNAMTQDGTQSRPSGKQQQRDILKSDAVPLIFNCHPDSPTDKMFVVKMQ from the exons atgtgGCTGCTATCAGTTATTTTAGCTGCTGTGGATATTATAACAGAAATGATGAAACTGAGAAACACTGAACACAGAAAG TCTCAGCATCAGATTCGCTCGAACGGTCGAGGAAAGAG ATTTGACCTTGTAAACATGGTGAAATGTGTTGTATACTTCCAGGGTAGAGAAGGAAATGAACCTGATGCTGGTGGATTTGCAAGCACCCAGTCTTCGCTTCTCCTAACAGCCCagaagaatggaggaggtggATCATTTCCCTCAAACGCCATGACACAGGATGGTACCCAGTCCAG ACCTTCGGGAAAACAACAGCAGCGTGATATTTTGAAATCTGATGCTGTTCCTTTGATCTTCAACTGCCACCCAGA TTCACCTACAGACAAAATGTTTGTTGTCAAGATGCAATAA
- the LOC125036306 gene encoding uncharacterized protein LOC125036306 isoform X7: MKEKLLSLSIRFARTVEERAQKNGGGGSFPSNAMTQDGTQSRPSGKQQQRDILKSDAVPLIFNCHPEQNVCCQDAIMNSDQTLIFPYCEQPWPLQHGYKGKIILWLKFKFTFQKNKPKIFLFQPKSLIHPTSSFLHHYQIHHFLFIHFFIFMK; this comes from the exons ATGAAAGAAAAGTTACTCAG TCTCAGCATCAGATTCGCTCGAACGGTCGAGGAAAGAG CCCagaagaatggaggaggtggATCATTTCCCTCAAACGCCATGACACAGGATGGTACCCAGTCCAG ACCTTCGGGAAAACAACAGCAGCGTGATATTTTGAAATCTGATGCTGTTCCTTTGATCTTCAACTGCCACCCAGA ACAAAATGTTTGTTGTCAAGATGCAATAATGAACAGCGACCAGACGTTAATCTTCCCTTATTGTGAGCAGCCTTGGCCCTTGCAACATGGgtataaagggaaaataatactGTGGTTAAA ATTCAAGTTCACTTTTCAGAAGAACAAACCGAAGATATTCTTATTTCAGCCTAAGTCCCTTATACACCCAACCTCGTCATTCCTGCATCATTATCAAAtccatcattttttatttattcactttttcatATTCATGAAATGA
- the LOC125036306 gene encoding uncharacterized protein LOC125036306 isoform X3 gives MWLLSVILAAVDIITEMMKLRNTEHRKSQHQIRSNGRGKSPEEWRRWIISLKRHDTGWYPVQRPSGKQQQRDILKSDAVPLIFNCHPEQNVCCQDAIMNSDQTLIFPYCEQPWPLQHGYKGKIILWLKFKFTFQKNKPKIFLFQPKSLIHPTSSFLHHYQIHHFLFIHFFIFMK, from the exons atgtgGCTGCTATCAGTTATTTTAGCTGCTGTGGATATTATAACAGAAATGATGAAACTGAGAAACACTGAACACAGAAAG TCTCAGCATCAGATTCGCTCGAACGGTCGAGGAAAGAG CCCagaagaatggaggaggtggATCATTTCCCTCAAACGCCATGACACAGGATGGTACCCAGTCCAG AGACCTTCGGGAAAACAACAGCAGCGTGATATTTTGAAATCTGATGCTGTTCCTTTGATCTTCAACTGCCACCCAGA ACAAAATGTTTGTTGTCAAGATGCAATAATGAACAGCGACCAGACGTTAATCTTCCCTTATTGTGAGCAGCCTTGGCCCTTGCAACATGGgtataaagggaaaataatactGTGGTTAAA ATTCAAGTTCACTTTTCAGAAGAACAAACCGAAGATATTCTTATTTCAGCCTAAGTCCCTTATACACCCAACCTCGTCATTCCTGCATCATTATCAAAtccatcattttttatttattcactttttcatATTCATGAAATGA
- the LOC125036306 gene encoding uncharacterized protein LOC125036306 isoform X4, with the protein MVKCVVYFQGREGNEPDAGGFASTQSSLLLTAQKNGGGGSFPSNAMTQDGTQSRPSGKQQQRDILKSDAVPLIFNCHPEQNVCCQDAIMNSDQTLIFPYCEQPWPLQHGYKGKIILWLKFKFTFQKNKPKIFLFQPKSLIHPTSSFLHHYQIHHFLFIHFFIFMK; encoded by the exons ATGGTGAAATGTGTTGTATACTTCCAGGGTAGAGAAGGAAATGAACCTGATGCTGGTGGATTTGCAAGCACCCAGTCTTCGCTTCTCCTAACAGCCCagaagaatggaggaggtggATCATTTCCCTCAAACGCCATGACACAGGATGGTACCCAGTCCAG ACCTTCGGGAAAACAACAGCAGCGTGATATTTTGAAATCTGATGCTGTTCCTTTGATCTTCAACTGCCACCCAGA ACAAAATGTTTGTTGTCAAGATGCAATAATGAACAGCGACCAGACGTTAATCTTCCCTTATTGTGAGCAGCCTTGGCCCTTGCAACATGGgtataaagggaaaataatactGTGGTTAAA ATTCAAGTTCACTTTTCAGAAGAACAAACCGAAGATATTCTTATTTCAGCCTAAGTCCCTTATACACCCAACCTCGTCATTCCTGCATCATTATCAAAtccatcattttttatttattcactttttcatATTCATGAAATGA
- the LOC125036306 gene encoding uncharacterized protein LOC125036306 isoform X8 — protein MKEKLLSPEEWRRWIISLKRHDTGWYPVQRPSGKQQQRDILKSDAVPLIFNCHPEQNVCCQDAIMNSDQTLIFPYCEQPWPLQHGYKGKIILWLKFKFTFQKNKPKIFLFQPKSLIHPTSSFLHHYQIHHFLFIHFFIFMK, from the exons ATGAAAGAAAAGTTACTCAG CCCagaagaatggaggaggtggATCATTTCCCTCAAACGCCATGACACAGGATGGTACCCAGTCCAG AGACCTTCGGGAAAACAACAGCAGCGTGATATTTTGAAATCTGATGCTGTTCCTTTGATCTTCAACTGCCACCCAGA ACAAAATGTTTGTTGTCAAGATGCAATAATGAACAGCGACCAGACGTTAATCTTCCCTTATTGTGAGCAGCCTTGGCCCTTGCAACATGGgtataaagggaaaataatactGTGGTTAAA ATTCAAGTTCACTTTTCAGAAGAACAAACCGAAGATATTCTTATTTCAGCCTAAGTCCCTTATACACCCAACCTCGTCATTCCTGCATCATTATCAAAtccatcattttttatttattcactttttcatATTCATGAAATGA